The genomic region TCTCGCCCCTTGTCTAAAATCAGTTCCTTCAATTTCTATCACATTTCCACCCTTGTGGTTGACTTTAACAACTTTGATATTGCCTATATAACCATTTCTTTGTTGAACTTCAGGTTCCCTACCATCTCTTAAGATATTAGTAATAGTAGGTCTGCTGTCAGGGTTTCTGTAATCAAAGCTAGATTTAGCCTGTCCACTATCCGGGTTAATTACGTATAGGTCTACTTTACCGACCGTATGATAGAATGGTATTCTTGCTGTAATCTGTCTCTCACTTCTTAAAATTGTATCTGGTGAGTATCCACCATCTACAATTAATCTATTATCTACTATTCTGAATTGAATTAATTCTTCATATGGGTAAGCCTCATTATCGCTAGTTTGTAAATCTCTAGTATTAATGAAAACTGGCTCAGGCCCAACCCCTGTAAAGGTGCGTCTATAGTCCTTCCCCCTATCTCTAATAGATACGGTTAAAGCTTCGTTACTCGACGTATAGGTAACTGTTACTCCACCAGCTAGGCTTACAGTGGTTCCACCATATATTACTCCTGAATTTTCTTCTTCTCTCTTTACATCTTTATTTGTTCTATTGGCAAACTTAACTAAAGGCATTATTTTAACAGCTGAGTTTCCTGAAGGATTGAGTATTGTAATTTCCCCTTGTTCAAATCCAGTCCCCTCTATTTCAATTAAATCTCCGCCTATTCTATTACCTGTACCTGGCAAAACACTTCTTATTGTAGGAGTTGAAGCTCTGTATGTATATTTTATTTTATTTGACATGCCTGCATCATTATTTATTACAAATACATCTACAACACCTGTGCCGGTCGGCACCTTAACCTGCATATACCCTGGCGAATAATGTTCTATCTGAGCCTTATTTGTCCCAAAATATACTTCTGGTAAAATTTCACCGTTCTCATAAACCCTAAAATCACTACCAAAAATCTCTACGATATTACCACCATTTACAGGTCCAGTAGTAGGTGAAATTCTTGTTATTGTTGGATTACTAGTTGGAACTACGTATGTATATCCTCTTATAGCCTTACTGTCAACAATTATCGGTTCACTATATGAAATATTAAAGGATCCCCCATTTGGGTTTACTAAAACTATAGGGACAGTAATTCTATCTAATCCCATATTTTTTATGTTGTCTGGATGCGGAGGTACTACTACTGTTAGTTCCCGGCCATTAGGTGACACTGTAACGTTATTGTTAGGTACCCTTTGTCCACCAATAAACACCTTAATCTTATCATTTTCGTATTCCTCAAACCGACTTGGCTTTCCATCAATTGGTGTAGGGTCATTATATATAGTTATAATGTTCCCACCCTTATCAGGTCCCTGATTAGGAACTATATCACTTACCCTAGGAATTACTATTGGATCTCCATAGTAACGGAAAGCATTTTTTAAGGTTTGCCTTTTTGTATCAGGATTTATTATTGTAACATCATAAGTTCCATCCACAGGTAATTTAGGTATAGTAAACAGTAATGTTCTGCTATCTACAAATTGGACTCTGTTTCCAGTAATATAATCAAATCCGTCAGCTTTTCTTTCAATCAAATATGGAGTATATGCCGTAAATGTAATACTTCCAATGGTCATTCTACCTCTATTTGGAAAACTAATAGGAAATACATTCCCACTTAAGATTGCCCTAAATCCTCCGTCTACATATTCAACCTTATAGTTATTACCTAAGCCATCTTCGATAGCAAACTCGTTACTAGCATTTCTAGTCAAAGTGTAGAACTTTTTACTAGTTTCATCAAATAAAACAGCATTATTAAAGCTTTCTCCAAGCTCGATCTCTTTTATATCATTACGCCATTCGAATATATTTTCCTTTACATTTCTAAAAACCAATGGTGCGATTTCATATCCATGTACGAAAGGCGTCATTCTAATATAATTACCTACCATATTGTAATCATTTATGTCTCTTCCATCTAGTAGCACTCTAGTACCAATTAAACGATAAATCTCAGCTCCACCTAAGGTCGTAATATTCTCTGTAACAACAGTTGGGTCTGGCTTCAGAAAACTTTCTCCCTTTGCAGTAACAATTGTGCCTATAGTTCCCTCAGTTGGGTTTATTAGTGTTAGTTTTGGAGAAGTATATGTAGTTGTATAAATGAAAGGATAAGTCCCTATACCCCCATTAGGATTAACTACCTGTAACTGTGTTGTTGCTGCTCTAGACCCTTTAGGTGCCTTAAAGGTAATTCTAGTATTATCTCCTGAAATAGTTACTCCAGTAACCTCTTTATTTTCTATAAATACCTTTGCCCCGGATCTTAGGTTGCTTCCAGTTACTACGATATCATCCCCACCTTCTATTGCTACAAAGTTAGGATGTACATTTTGAATAACAGGAAAATCATTTTGTGAAATATTTTTAAACTCTACAACATCATCAAATCTTCTTGGATCTGAAGGTGAATTACTTTTTCTTATAGGGTTGGTAATTATAATATGTCTGTGTTCCGGCTTAGATATTTTAAATCCATTAGGCCCAGTTCTAAACTTAAGTAAAATAGTATTACCTATTTCGTTATTTTCAGTTCCATTAACTAAAACCCCATCGTTTAATATCTCATAACCTATCAAATTAGGATGGTCCATTCGTATTTCTTCTCCACCTATATTAATTATAGGCATATTTACCTTTTCATCCTGACCAACTAAATACCTAGTAACTAAAAATTTACTGCCTATAATTGCTAAATGTAATTCATCAATTGAGCTGTTAATATAATGTAGGGTGTCTGTACCTGGCCCTTGAATTGGGATAATCTTTGGGGTTACAGATGTGACTGTTGGTATTTCAGTTGCAGGTAAAAACCTAAATGCATTTGGCCTTATAATTTCTCTAAACATTACTCCATTAAATACTGGAGTTCCTTTAGAAATTATCTTTGTCTCCATCCTAACTATAACGTCTCGTTCTTCGACTTGAGTTAAGGCCTCAGATATAGTCTCTACTCTTATTCTTTGTATTCCATTATCATCTTCCATATCAACTTCTAACACGGGTAATGCATTACCTATATATATTTCAAATTCTCGTATAACCTCGACACGGTATTTTAAATTATCTTGATCTCCTAGAGTCAAATCTCCTTCACCATAATTAATGGATAGCTTTCCATTTTCTATGGATATCATATCTTTATTCCACTGATTATCTGGTTTGAAACCAGAAATATTATGTTTTGATAAGTAGTAACCATATATATCAACCTTTGTAGGTGTCATAGACGGTGTGGAGCTAGGGGTAACACTTGATATTGTTGGCTTTTCCTGAATTGTAATAACTCTAAATTGCTGATCTGGCATTACATATCTAACATTTATATCCCCCACATTTGTGAAAACAATATGGTACGGCCCCACCAGTACGTTAGGTACTTTAGCAGTTATGACAGTTTCTCCACTAACAGTAGCAGATTGTGTAACACTCACATTTGTAGCTTTATTTTGTTGAGTAAAGGTTGGATTATTTAAATCCCTAATAAAATAAATATCATAGTTTGCTAGATCATTTCTCGTAAACCTTATTTCACTACCAGGCTCCCCCATAGTAGGAAACATTTTTATTCCGTCTAAATCTAATTTACCAACTACCCTTACAGCCCTTTTATATTCAAATATATTTTGTAATGTATAGTTCTTTGCTCCAGTAACTTGTTTATTATGTGTAACAACAATATCCTGCTCTCCTTGGTGAAACCCACCGGAACCTACACTTGAAAGACTAACTTGGTTTAAAACACTCCCATTAACGTTTGCAGGTACTCCCCCTACGGTTACAGTATATCCTGTGCCAGCAATTGCATTAAGTCCAGTTCCGTTTGCAATTATTGGG from Serpentinicella alkaliphila harbors:
- a CDS encoding IPT/TIG domain-containing protein translates to MAKSIKRHLSCFIVFVLLLNLFPSGLFLKAEASPNNSVTITNTYVNLLKSQKTIIIRDDEMIGLTNKKLTVMLVNNTFQNVTNIQIFEPDIIQATIPPEWNIAMARVTGNNSDGDLITIDFDGINEGSLPQITSVVTPVNQGDPIIANGTGLNAIAGTGYTVTVGGVPANVNGSVLNQVSLSSVGSGGFHQGEQDIVVTHNKQVTGAKNYTLQNIFEYKRAVRVVGKLDLDGIKMFPTMGEPGSEIRFTRNDLANYDIYFIRDLNNPTFTQQNKATNVSVTQSATVSGETVITAKVPNVLVGPYHIVFTNVGDINVRYVMPDQQFRVITIQEKPTISSVTPSSTPSMTPTKVDIYGYYLSKHNISGFKPDNQWNKDMISIENGKLSINYGEGDLTLGDQDNLKYRVEVIREFEIYIGNALPVLEVDMEDDNGIQRIRVETISEALTQVEERDVIVRMETKIISKGTPVFNGVMFREIIRPNAFRFLPATEIPTVTSVTPKIIPIQGPGTDTLHYINSSIDELHLAIIGSKFLVTRYLVGQDEKVNMPIINIGGEEIRMDHPNLIGYEILNDGVLVNGTENNEIGNTILLKFRTGPNGFKISKPEHRHIIITNPIRKSNSPSDPRRFDDVVEFKNISQNDFPVIQNVHPNFVAIEGGDDIVVTGSNLRSGAKVFIENKEVTGVTISGDNTRITFKAPKGSRAATTQLQVVNPNGGIGTYPFIYTTTYTSPKLTLINPTEGTIGTIVTAKGESFLKPDPTVVTENITTLGGAEIYRLIGTRVLLDGRDINDYNMVGNYIRMTPFVHGYEIAPLVFRNVKENIFEWRNDIKEIELGESFNNAVLFDETSKKFYTLTRNASNEFAIEDGLGNNYKVEYVDGGFRAILSGNVFPISFPNRGRMTIGSITFTAYTPYLIERKADGFDYITGNRVQFVDSRTLLFTIPKLPVDGTYDVTIINPDTKRQTLKNAFRYYGDPIVIPRVSDIVPNQGPDKGGNIITIYNDPTPIDGKPSRFEEYENDKIKVFIGGQRVPNNNVTVSPNGRELTVVVPPHPDNIKNMGLDRITVPIVLVNPNGGSFNISYSEPIIVDSKAIRGYTYVVPTSNPTITRISPTTGPVNGGNIVEIFGSDFRVYENGEILPEVYFGTNKAQIEHYSPGYMQVKVPTGTGVVDVFVINNDAGMSNKIKYTYRASTPTIRSVLPGTGNRIGGDLIEIEGTGFEQGEITILNPSGNSAVKIMPLVKFANRTNKDVKREEENSGVIYGGTTVSLAGGVTVTYTSSNEALTVSIRDRGKDYRRTFTGVGPEPVFINTRDLQTSDNEAYPYEELIQFRIVDNRLIVDGGYSPDTILRSERQITARIPFYHTVGKVDLYVINPDSGQAKSSFDYRNPDSRPTITNILRDGREPEVQQRNGYIGNIKVVKVNHKGGNVIEIEGTDFRQGARVQVSNLTTVNHPNLKFDSNTKLSFTMPAVPESNVGTLHRLIALNEDGGVATSDQATPPIYIEFIKGESAPRIDKITPDKGPASGGTRVKIEGQDFRRTMDGFDGNTLSVLFGGARVEFSESNNNIEYIDYKTIFVRVPASTNTGQVDVRLENPDGELSNAGKFTYISKPVITNITPDKIFRNDNKTEVQITGNSFMSGAKVVVGGQVIAENDVKAGMEVRGKGISGVNSSGDNINVAVVGGIEPASITVKDNNTIIVKFNVTDKELEATNVIVINPDGGISDPYNNFKYEIPVPDKPLVLEAIPGFESTMKLMWSKSNPEILNASDRYEIYAKRQSDNQYSFVGVTKEAEFLIRGLQPGTMYNFRVRALNSYGAAVELADASARTLNENQDHKLREKQEELEKQQQQQNRNGKEELIDGRAVRTVGTQEFPRLIDFTLSKYKEQNKFTVAIPLSIIENYPGDITIRDSEATFKFRPRDLYTREVISVPRSSMDDAFVRVNFEPANSNAVSTAVQRTQLQASSSYDLTFELQVGRNITAINPVLRDATLGLRFDSRAYPRVDGSKIFFGKYNTSRNEFIPVNRQVTAGITERGRYMLVANR